The following DNA comes from Bacillota bacterium.
GTAGGGTTGACGACCCCTTCAGCCTGGATATCGCGTAGAGGGGTGTATTTTGGTGGCAAAGCAAAAGTTTGAACGAACTAAGCCGCACGTAAACATCGGTACCATCGGTCACGTAGACCATGGTAAGACCACTACTACAGCAGCGATCACCATGCTGTTGTCCAAGTTGGGCGGCGCTGA
Coding sequences within:
- the tuf gene encoding elongation factor Tu (EF-Tu; promotes GTP-dependent binding of aminoacyl-tRNA to the A-site of ribosomes during protein biosynthesis; when the tRNA anticodon matches the mRNA codon, GTP hydrolysis results; the inactive EF-Tu-GDP leaves the ribosome and release of GDP is promoted by elongation factor Ts; many prokaryotes have two copies of the gene encoding EF-Tu); this translates as MAKQKFERTKPHVNIGTIGHVDHGKTTTTAAITMLLSKLGGA